TCCCTGTGCTATTTAGGACCATTCCTGGTGTTGCTGCCTGTTGGGACTGGAATGGGGGCTACAGGAAGGTGGTGAGAAAGGTGCTGGCACCTGCAGGCTGGACTTGAGGTTGTGGGCATGtctattttggggggagggcatGTTTTATGTGCTGTAAAAGTTCAGAAATTGGGAGATGGACTCCATCATGAGGAGCTGTCATGTCTATTCCCAGCATGGCTCCTGAATATCATGGGAGGTTCTCATAAAATGAAGTTCGGCCCTGTCATTCGGTGAGGGGAGGCAATCCTCCATGGAAAAAGAACTCTCTGGATTCAGGGTCAATTGTGCTTCTTCATGGGAAATGAAATCCAGAATGGGTTGCTATATCCAAAGAAATGATAGACCCACTAGACCGTATCAGTCATGTGGGGAAGAGGCTGGGCCTCATCTAACATCATCCACTGGCTTTGAGCCTTTGTATTAATAACTATGGGGATAGAAGggcagactctctgccaagccATAAAAATCCAAGTAAGCAGAAGGCAGGATTGTCCCTCTATATCTTTAGGGCTTGTGTCTTTGGGTTTGGATTCTCCCTTGTGATTAGAAGTCCCAAttatgacactgagatcatcCATGGCTGCAAGCCTTTGCTTTAACTCCGGATGAATTAGTCCTGCAACAGTCCCTCATGGGTTGGAGGTTGGGTCACATGTGTCTCTCCAGAATTTGACCTTCAGACTTccagggttatttatttatttatttatttatttattttgtaactgctaaacttttcctttttgagtttttttaacttatttttttattattatgttcagttagccatcatagagtacatcattagtttttgatgtagcgttcaatgattcattagttccgtgtaacatccagtgctcactGAGGGTCTTTTAAAAGGTTAAGCATGTGGGGTTCTTGTAAATACTGGCTAGTTGACTCAAATCCCTGGGTTGAATAGCTCAGAGCCAGTATTAAACACTCTCAACAGCCAGTcatcccctttccttcctcctgcttacagtcttttaaaatattttttaatcttaaggCATGTAAAGtttcaaatttcagtttctaaTTCTTTATTACTCCCCACAGATTTGACCCTGTGAATTGTTACTGTGGCAGCCATCCCCAGTGGTCATTGCGAGCTGCTTCCCTCTCCAGGGTGTCCCAATCCACCCCATTGGGTTTGGGATTATCCTCCACTAGCCCAGTGGTGGCAAGATCATTAAGGCTCACCCCTAGAACCCAAGACTGTATAGAACCAGCTCCTTGGCTTGTTGGTACACCTCGACACTGATCTGTGCCACATTTATGAGTGTTTTACATTTAGTGGGGAGCTTGCTAATTTCCTTGGACATTTTAGTTGGTGCAGGCAGCAGATATTCAGGTCATTTGTATTAGCCATTAGATTTTGTGCCACTACACACCAGGAGTGGGACCCATGATACCCCACAGGGTCAGGGGACAAGCTGCCACAGCAGCAAGGTATCCAGTGACAGAAGGACCACAAGCCTCAGTCACCCCCTTTTCGAGGGACTGTGACTTCCCCAGTGAGGGCATCCCTATCATCCAAGTTAAAACTCAGAATCCTAGTGCCTCCCACAAGCAAAACCAGTCAGGTcaggagagtctctctctcctggtAGGGGCAATGCACCTTTATCTTATCCCACACTTGGGCAAGATTTGCAACTCACATGTTCAACTCTGTTAACTAAGGGCAATAGAACCTTGCCAAAATCTTAGCCAGCTGTCTCTAACAGTCAGTCTCTGGATCTGTACTAAGAGTTGAGAATCACACTCAAAGTCTAACACCCAGTGCGGGTACCCCCTGGGTATTATTAATAGATGGGAAACACATCTATAACCTCTCAAATTAGTTCCAATTAGCAATACTCTTGAGGTCTTGAGGTTTGAGAGAACTCtggttggtttgggttttgttttgttttggttttgtttgttttttggttttttggagtTTCACTTTTGGGTTAGGAACTTGAGGCAGCCCTTTGAACAGAAAGCATGCAACAGCACAAGCAGTGCGACTAAATTCCAGCAGGCATGGACTCCTCCCCAGTGGACTACTTACCTGAGAAAGCTAGTCAGTAAACCCTTTGCAGCTAAAATGCATTCTTCATTATCAAAGGCAAACTAACTCAATCCATCCTACTTGTGAAGCCAACTGTGACTTTGTTATGTGAACATTTGTTAAGTAGAGCCCCAGGTGGGCTGGTGAGCCCCAGCTtaagaaaagagcaaagagaatTGAAATAGGTTTACTGCTCCCACATCTTGGAAGAAGTACAGTGCATGCCTCTAGGGGCCAAACAGGAAGGTCGAGACAGagtgcaggcagagagacaggacaTGAGGCACATGCCCTTATTAGTGTCCCTAGGTGGAAAATTTGGGGGTTTCTGGGCTAAGTCCATATTGATCAATTCAAACCAAAAGGAGCAGTTTTTGGTAAGCTCTGCAGAGGTCTTATCCAAGGAAGTGCTCCAACGGAAGTGTTTGGGAGGCAGAGGAGACTGTTGATTCCAGGGCCATGGAGGTGTCTCTGCAGGCTATTGTACAGCTGGTGCTGGTGCATGAACTGCAGGAGGGACAGAGTCAGTTCAACGCCCCGGCAGGCTGCTTGAccacacagaacacagaaaagaTGACAACATTGTGGAGTAGTTTAGCTAAAATCTCAATAGAGGCAAATTAAAGTCTTCTTTTCCAGAAAGTTTGCTCAGATTGCAGATTTAAATACTAGTTctatttcactgtttttattttcttctcaagaaCTGCAGTATATGTTCACATTAGAGCCACTGCACCTGTCTTCCAGCTCAGACACCTTCTCTCTGacccttttattttccctttatttcctcaCTGCCTGTTGCTTGGTTATCTCTTGCTtttcttcaattccttttttattaaattttctttcaaaccTATCCTTCATTGTCAACCTTATGATTTAATCTTCACTTCTTATGTTATtgtgtcttcttctatttctctcctgAGTTCCATCAagtcttttttcatttgtcacctttcctcttttggggggggggtggctgggggTTCTATTTTGGTTCCTAATTTTTCTGAGTTAGTTGTTCATATTTCCAAATGTTTGTTTtggatatttaattaaatttagaatATCGTGTTACAATTTTGTTTAGGTTTACAGTTGAGTTTGGGGGTAGAATGTTTATCAGGTTAAGGCcttgatttgccttttctggtttTTATAGCAGTTTTGTGTTCATGAGACctgcttttttctgtttgtattcaTTTCATAGCCATAGTTCCTAGTTTGAAAGCATCTTTTTCTGTCCAATCTATCCTCTGctgtgccattttatttattggtggttgcggggaggggtggggaattAGTGACTATGTCTTCTGTTTCTgcaggatttttaatttttttcctcttactttcttctttcttatcaCCTCTGGGTCTCCAGGGGTGTCTCCCCTTCTCTATATATCTAATTCTCCACCAGAAGCTGTGCTTCTCCAACCAAGGCTGCCAGTTTGCCTCATTTGCAAGCCACTTCCCCTGAGTTTGGTGCTGCATGTGGCCAAATCCCagtctatttattatttgtatgaaataaattttatttatttgagagagagaaagagagcgcacagcAGGGGAGGCAcaagggcagagtgagaaggagaagcagacaccccactgagcagggagctcgacttggggcttgattctaggaccctgggatcatgagctgagccaaaggcagacacttaactgactgagccacccatgtgtgcCTGTATTTGGTATTTTAACACTCAGCATTGGACATTCTGTTTCCAAGGAGGATTTTATCTGTGATTTACCTAGTtgttccttgcctctctgccGCTTTCCACAAAGTTTCTTAGGCCTCCCCCTCTATGGCTTTCCAcacccacagatgaatggatttcCAGTCCTAGCTGTCACATTTACTAACTTGGAGAAATTACTTGACCACTGTAAGGCTCaatttttcatctgaaaatacATCCCAGCACAGAGCACAGTGCTGGTGTTTGGCAGCTGTTGCAATTCTTGGCCTGGAAACTAAAGGCTAAAAGAAAGCCTGAAGCTACTTACATGGAACTGCTGGCCTTGTAGAGCTGACCAATAACCCACCTCTCTTAAGGAAGCCAGCTCTTCTCCAGCTGCCTTAACCTACTTCCCATTGTAGTAATAGAAAACCCGAAAGGACAAAATATCCAAGCACTTGTTGGGATCATAGTTGCACCAACCTCATACCTCCCAAAACATCTTCATCTTCCCACACAAGTATAACCAATACCCAGCAAATAAGGAGAGTGCTGTTGTCTCAATGGTTTCCAGTATCTCATTAGTGCTTTCCTCTACCTGTGGAAGGTAAAGTTGTCATTAGGAGGTAAGCATTTAGACATGTAAAACCATAATTTTAGACAGAGCCAGCTATTTCATAAACCTCATTTCAGATATTTGACAAAACAATAATATTGAATTTGTGGAGCTGATAAAAAGTGTTCAGCTAAATAGTGTGGCCTTCTTTCCCAGGTCTGGATCTGGCCAGCAAAATGCCTTCTCCTAGAACTTTGAAGACTCACCTGCCTGCACAGTTGCTGCCACCTTCCTTCtggaaagaaaattcaaaggtAGGAAAAGCCAACTTTTCAAACCCAGTTTGAGTCAGTAAGGACAGAGAATATCTCCATCTAAGTAGAAACAATCAAAGACATTGAAAGATAAATAACCAGTGGAGGTATAGGGCAGACGGTGGCATTACTCCCACATTCCCACATACTCCATGTTGGATCCAGCTTTccttcaaaatattatttctgggtaCATACTAggaagtttcagaaaaaaatcattctggtTAGCTGCTGATTAAGCTATAGCCAAAGAGAGCAAGAGGTGAAACAAAGCACCTATTTCCTGAAGAAGGATATTATCTTAGTTCAAATCATCTATGAAGCAGAAGTCAAGTCCAAGGAAGACATAAAAGGGATTATTTAGGGAAAACCTGTGGAGAGAAGGTAGAGCAAGACAAAGGAAGATAGTACCACACTGGCCACCCTTAGAGAAAATCTCATGGAGCAGAGCTCCCAGGAACCGTTACACCACTGTGTCctccattttcaaaaattttcatttattttgacactTTCAAATTCAGGTTTGATGTGCAATGTATATCAAATATACTagtgtttctttttaatctgCTTCATCAGGGACTCTTAAAGTCAATGATATATGGAATATAAGTCAAATATTGACTTATAAATTTGCCATGAAAAATGTAGCCATCCAGCAGAATCAAATGCTTATATCAACTAAACCAGCATGTCTTCTCCTTGTGAACAAGCTACTTTAGAAACCCAGATTGAAACCTTACCAAAGAAACCATGGGGGTCAAGTCTGTGAGCCAAAACACTCTCTCCTCCATGCAGTGTTATGATACACAGTGCAAGTGATtattttttactctcttttttcTGGGATTCTCTGCATCACCAGCTCTTCATCTTGCCCATCTCCAAACAAGGTACAATACAATTGAATGGGATTTCATATATCGAAGTGTTATCCCATTCCTGATCTGCTTCCCTGGGATTACACCCAGGTCACCTTGACTTGTGAAAACTTTCTGCTTTATACCCACAGATcgataatttcactcatatgtgactGGCTGCTCAAGAAGCAATATTGTTTCCAAATGATAGTGTAGACTCAATGTCAGAAGACACAATAACATCTTGTTAGTCATCATACTAGCACCTTCTTTTTGTAAAATTAGgccttctaaaaatgtaaaaatctcaaTGACACCACCTCCCTTTATCTTCTCAGAGTTGTGAATTATTTGAGTAGGAAGTTACCTTGGAGAGCTTAGCccaagattttcattttatgataCAGTGGTAAGCTAAATATCCATCCCCTAAAGATATCCATGTCCTAATCACCAGAAACTAATGTGACTTTATATGATATAATGGgcttgcagatgtgattaagtttgGAGTCTTGAGAAGGAAGGTTATATCCTGGGTTATCTAGGTGGACCTAAATATCATCACAAGGATCCTTATAAGAGGGACACAAGAAGATCAGAGAAAGAAGTTAGAGATGTGACAAGTGAAGCCAGGGATTGGGTCAAGAGCCAAGAAATGTAGGATGCCTCCAGAAGCTAGCAATAGCAAGGGAAGGGATTCTCCCCTAATATCACCAAAAGGACCAGCCCTGCCAACAGCTTGACCTgagcctccagaaccataagaaaataaatttattattgttttaagccactatatCTTTGGGAATTTGTTACTGCAGCCAGAAGGGACTCACACAGATGGATCAGCAAAAAATGTATTGGACATTATGTCATACCCAGTCATCTGACTCCTACCACAAGCACAATGAATATGTTCCCTGTCTAGCCCACACTGCCCCTTTGCAATTACTCAGGCTTACAAAAAGGCAATAACCGATGCAAGCATTAAGAAGTAcatttacaggggcacctgggtggctcagttggttaagcattggcctttaggccaggtcatgatctcagggtcctgggaccaagctccacatccagctccctgctcagcagggagtctgcttctccctctgcctcttcctccccctgcttctgctctctctctctctctcaaataaataaaagaataaaagaaaaagaaaaagaaagaaagaaagacatttaaattaTGGCAAGATGGTACAGCTGTGTCACACTTTTGGGTTCCCTACATGCTCtcataaatatcagagaaaaattgAGCAGTaggaaaagaggcagagaaacagaccTGGTCCATGTTCCTATACAGCAACAGTCTATGGAAAGGCAGTAGGGAAAGCAAGAGCTTGGGACAATTGCCTAAAGGGAAATGTCAGTGGGTGAGTGGTTCTGTTGGACACAGAAATTTCTGCTCAGTAAGTGAGACATTGTGGAAATGCTTGAGAACCATTAATGTGGACCTCCATCCCACTTCTGCTGAGAATGCACACAGCAACAAAGGTGGGCAGGGAACAGCAGGACAAGAAGCCAAGAGGTCAGCTCTCCCCAGCCATACCACAACCCTGCTTTTCCAATGAGAAGAATCATCACAAGCAGTTCCAAAAGCAGACTTAGCACTGCCTTCAAAGATCCTACAATCTTACCACAAATGAAAAGTATGAATGATCATTCATCTATAAGGCTGAAGTTCATCATGTACAGGGAGACTAGACTAGATGGCTGACTGTTTTATCTAACCCCTGTGCAATAACCGAATTAGAGTCCTTGCTTAGTAAGAGCCAAGGAAGACCTACTTTTCAAATACTGGAACATACAACAGTGGCCTAGTTAGCCTTCAGAAATATCATAATTAGGGCGACTATAGTATATATCCTTCAAATTAGGATACTTTTGAGAGTGGGGAGGCATGCTCCTAATCATTATCTAAGACAACAGATATACATTGGAACACTGTCTATGCAAACTGGAAGATGTGGTCATCCTGCTCACAGAAAATGCATGCAAGTTCAGTTACTCAAATAGGATAATCTAAGATTCTTCTAATGCCATGGTCCTCTGCATTAAGcaataattttctctattttgtttgctATCTGTCTCAATCACCTTGCTGGTTGATTTCAGATTATCTATGTGGCTAGAAATCCAAAGGACTGTCTGGTGTCCTACTACCATTTCTCAAGAATGACCAAAATGATGCCTGACCCTGGTACATGGGAGGAGTATATTGAGTCATTCAAAACTGGAAAAGGTGAGTTAAAGGAAATTATGGGCTCATGTGTGCTCACTCATTTTTCGCATTTCCTTGTTCACTACTGACATCAGAAAGGGAGGGTTTTCACTGAATGATTGTGGTCATCAAGGTCATGGGAGGATGTCAATGACACATACAAACTGGATCATTTGGGGAGAATTTAGCTAAGAGACTATTTAGAAAGCTACGGGCAGAGTTTAAAGAAACCAACAGGTTTTGAGGTGAACACCAGCAGGGAGCCATTGCCTCCTGGAAAGAGGACAAGGCCCCTTAATAGGAGCTGAGGCCTCCAGTAGGGGAAAGAGTCCACCACAGTGAGCCAAAAGGaagggcatcagggaaataaacacatccttctcactctcttcctgcctccaaaAGCCTTTCAGTGCCATTTGTTGGCAAATCCCAGGTGGAAGCCTGAGCACAAAGGAGCCCACTGATACAGTCCTTCGAGGTCAACCTTGCAGGGTGGAGGAGGGTGCAGAATGGATTTGGCAGGGCCAACAAAAGACACCCAGTGCACCTCTCTTCCTCCAAGTCACCATTACAGAGAGTAAATGTGCCTAAATATCTAGTAAGTATAGATTTTTCAGAATGAAATTCAGCCCGCTAGGAGACAGTATCTACTGTGTACACTAATCTAGGCACCATGCAGCGATGACGCAGGGGAAAGAAAGATTATGATTCCTGGCCACTACACAGTATCTCACGTGGCAGTGAATTCAAGAGCCAAAATATAAACCAAGGAATTCAGAATACTTGTCATTACCTccctaaatattaaaaagtccTGTCTTCTGCAAATAAGAATTCTGGCCAGGGTCTTTGTCTTCTGCCTTTGTCCCTTTTATTTGAGATATCCATGCTCATTTTGTAAGTTTCAAGTAAATATTAAtgcccccccttctctcttttttcctccagtgCTGTGGGGCTCCTGGTATGACCATGTGAAGGGTTGGTGGGATGCAAAAGACAAGCATCGCATTCTCTACCTCTTCTATGAGGACATGAAGGAGGTGAGAGGCAGTGCAATCTCCATCAGACCCACCGTGTTCTCCAGTGCAGCAAACCACATTTGGGACCCTGGCATGTGGGCTTGTCATAGAAGAGCCTTCAGTGCAAGTCCTTTCTCTCTATGACACTCTTCCCAACTCAATTTTATCCTCAAAAGTTCTAGCTACTTTTCTGCTCTTCTCAATTTTCCTTGCTTCAGTTCACAGCTTCAAGAAGATCCTTCTCCCTCAGGAAGTATCACATGTCTTTATAGTTGAATTAATCCTGACACTCATGAATCATGAGTCTTCAGCTACAAATGGGTATTATCTCATTTTGATCTTATGAAATTATTATAAGGATTTATGAGATTACATTTGTAAAGTGCCTAGTTGTGTTCAGTGAATGCTCAGGGAAAGTTTACTTCTCCCTGTTCCACACCCCAGACCCACATCAGAAATGAAGTTTAGTCTATATAAACATTGGCAGGATTGGTCCCACATATTGTGGCAAAGGACAGATTTCTGCTTTTCAAGTTCACTCTCATTGTTCTGAGGGTTAGTATCCTAGAATTACAAACTATCATGCCAGTGCTGAGAAATACAATTAAAGACTATAGCTCCCTCAGGCatctaagtggctcagtcggttgagtgtctgactcttggtttcagctcaggttgtgatctcatgggtcataggAATGATCCCTGTGtctagctccatgctcagtgggtcatctgcttgaggattcaccccctttgcccttccccctgccctctcgctatcaagtgaataaataaatctttttttttaagtgttatagCTCCTTTTCTGCAACTCTTTGATCAGAAAGAACCAGTGcacaataatttgcatttctgggtCAACTTGAGATCTCTTGTATCTATCCCCTTACTGAGCTTCTGTTAAACTTAAAGATACTTTTGCCATCTTTTATAGCTCAAATACAAGAGTATATCATACTGTGCTTCACCTGCAACTTTTTCCCTCCTTTATACAACCTTTCCTGATCTCTGCCAGGACACACAATTACTCCCTTCAACAAATCTCATGACACTCTGTGTGCAAGCAGCATGTTTTCTGGGTGAGGTTTTGCAGTTAGTTATATCTTCATTCATCCCTCTATTGCAGGGTGAACTCCTGAGGGCAGGAACAGCTCTCATATTTGTGTCATGGCAGCACCTGAGATGGtacagtgccttgcacatagttATCACCTAAGGGATAGTTGTTGAATATAATTGAACGGATCCCTTAACTTATTCCTTCCAAATATTGTTTGTCTAAACAGAATGTCATCtgtaaaagaaaacccaaatttaTTTGCTTTGTATAACTGCTCTACATATAGGACCCAAAGAGGGAAATTCAGAAGATATTGAAGTTCCTAGAGAAAGAAATGCCAGAAGAAGTCCTGAATAAAATCCTCTATCACACCTCCTTCGATGTAATGAAGCAAAACCCAATGGCCAACTACACCACTTTGCCCACCATCCTCATGGACCAATCTATCTCCCCTTTTATGAGGAAAG
The window above is part of the Lutra lutra chromosome 9, mLutLut1.2, whole genome shotgun sequence genome. Proteins encoded here:
- the LOC125109301 gene encoding sulfotransferase 1C1-like, giving the protein MSLDEMKDHQLVGKYIQPEIREVDGVLMTKIMSDKWDKIWNFQAKPDDLLIASYAKSGTTWTQEIVDMIQNDGDVQKCQRTNTFDRHPFIEWTLPPPLNSGLDLASKMPSPRTLKTHLPAQLLPPSFWKENSKIIYVARNPKDCLVSYYHFSRMTKMMPDPGTWEEYIESFKTGKVLWGSWYDHVKGWWDAKDKHRILYLFYEDMKEDPKREIQKILKFLEKEMPEEVLNKILYHTSFDVMKQNPMANYTTLPTILMDQSISPFMRKGMTGDWKNYFTVAQNEEFDKDYQKKMAGSTLTFLTEI